From Paenibacillus physcomitrellae, the proteins below share one genomic window:
- a CDS encoding GNAT family N-acetyltransferase, which yields MIDVRKMHREESDLLSHIDRSEYIRAIYRQIANGVEERAAGHECTGWDAASLRKLQQRFEEELEAGGAAFGAFEGERLVGFAVLAHQFRGEHKDRLQLDLMYVTRSHRRQGIGRSLMDEVKREAVLRGARYLYISSTETDSAFNFYRDAGSEPTEEVDQELFTLEPEDIHMIISLEKE from the coding sequence ATGATCGACGTAAGAAAGATGCATAGGGAAGAATCCGATTTGTTGTCCCACATTGACCGCTCTGAATATATTCGCGCCATTTACCGCCAAATAGCAAATGGAGTGGAAGAAAGGGCAGCTGGTCACGAATGCACCGGTTGGGACGCGGCCTCCTTGAGGAAGCTGCAGCAGCGTTTCGAAGAGGAGTTAGAGGCTGGGGGAGCAGCGTTCGGAGCTTTTGAAGGCGAGCGACTGGTCGGTTTTGCCGTTCTCGCGCATCAATTTCGTGGGGAGCATAAGGACCGGCTGCAATTGGATCTGATGTATGTGACCCGTTCCCATCGCAGACAGGGGATTGGCCGCAGCCTTATGGACGAGGTGAAGCGGGAGGCGGTCTTGCGTGGAGCCCGGTATTTGTATATTTCATCTACGGAAACCGATTCAGCCTTTAATTTCTACCGGGATGCGGGCAGTGAACCGACCGAAGAGGTAGATCAGGAGCTGTTCACGCTGGAGCCTGAAGATATCCATATGATCATTAGTCTTGAGAAAGAATGA
- a CDS encoding SDR family NAD(P)-dependent oxidoreductase: MSFENKKVVITGAAQGIGKGVAEAYAKAGAHVILADIDAELGAAAAAAIRQDGGRADFFVCDVKSEASVQELMKQAAGEDETVDILINNAGLGIWKSPLELGLDEWDHVLNTNARGCFLCAREAAKYMRNSGGGSIVNLASTRALMSEPNSEAYAASKGAIVALSHALAVSLGPDGIMVNCISPGWIENGDYGALRPEDHQQHPAGRVGKADDIARACLYLTSPDNDFVTGVNLVVDGGMTRKMIYEE, translated from the coding sequence ATGTCATTTGAGAACAAGAAGGTAGTAATCACAGGGGCTGCACAAGGGATAGGCAAAGGAGTCGCCGAAGCCTACGCCAAAGCCGGGGCCCATGTGATTTTGGCTGACATTGATGCAGAGCTTGGCGCCGCTGCTGCGGCTGCCATACGGCAGGATGGAGGACGAGCCGATTTCTTCGTATGTGACGTCAAATCCGAAGCTTCGGTCCAAGAGCTGATGAAACAAGCGGCAGGGGAAGATGAGACTGTGGATATTCTCATCAACAATGCCGGGTTAGGCATATGGAAATCCCCGCTTGAGCTTGGCCTCGACGAATGGGATCATGTCCTAAATACCAATGCGAGAGGCTGTTTCCTTTGTGCGCGTGAAGCGGCCAAGTATATGAGGAATTCCGGGGGAGGCTCGATTGTGAATCTGGCTTCGACCCGGGCGCTCATGTCCGAGCCTAACAGCGAGGCTTATGCGGCTTCCAAAGGGGCTATCGTCGCTTTGAGTCATGCGCTTGCGGTTTCACTTGGTCCGGACGGCATTATGGTCAACTGCATCAGTCCGGGCTGGATTGAGAATGGGGATTATGGAGCATTGCGTCCGGAGGATCATCAGCAGCATCCGGCCGGACGGGTGGGCAAAGCGGACGATATTGCCCGTGCCTGCCTGTATTTGACTTCTCCGGACAACGACTTCGTAACCGGCGTAAATCTGGTAGTCGACGGCGGAATGACACGTAAAATGATTTATGAAGAGTAA